In the genome of Hydrogenophaga sp. PBL-H3, the window ACCCACGAGATGTTTCACGCCTTGCTTTTTTGAACAAACGACAACGAGGAATTTATGGATTTCCTGACTTCGCCTGCGTTCTGGATCGCCCTCGGGCAGATCATCATGATCGACATCCTGCTGGGCGGCGACAACGCGGTCGTGATCGCGCTCGCCTGCCGCAAGCTGCCGCCCGCTCAGCGCACCAAGGGCATCATCTGGGGCACCGCCGGCGCCATCATCCTGCGGGTCATCCTGATCTTCTTCGCGATGACACTGCTGGCCCTGCCATGGCTCAAGTTCATTGGCGCGCTGCTGCTGGTGTGGATCGGCATCAAGCTGATTGCCCCCGACGAGGATGGCCATGGTGACGTGGCCACCAGCGACAAGCTGCTGGCCGCCATCAAGACCATCATCGTGGCCGACCTGGTGATGAGCGTGGACAACGTGATCGCCATTGCCGGTGCTGCCCAGAACGCTGGCGAGCATTCGCTGCTGCTGGTGGTGCTGGGCCTGCTGATCTCCATCCCGATCATCGTCTGGGGCAGCCAGCTGGTCATCAAGCTCATGGCACGCTTCCCATTGATCATCACGGCTGGCGGCATGCTGCTGGGCTGGATCGCCGGCGGCATGCTGGTCTCCGACCCTGTGCTGGCCAACCCGGACAAGTGGCAGTGGATGCTCAAGCTTCCGCAGAACGACATGGTGAAGTACGGTGCTTCGGTCGGCGGTGCACTGCTGGTGCTGGCCATCGGGAAGTTTGTGGCATCCCGTCAGACCC includes:
- a CDS encoding TerC family protein, translating into MDFLTSPAFWIALGQIIMIDILLGGDNAVVIALACRKLPPAQRTKGIIWGTAGAIILRVILIFFAMTLLALPWLKFIGALLLVWIGIKLIAPDEDGHGDVATSDKLLAAIKTIIVADLVMSVDNVIAIAGAAQNAGEHSLLLVVLGLLISIPIIVWGSQLVIKLMARFPLIITAGGMLLGWIAGGMLVSDPVLANPDKWQWMLKLPQNDMVKYGASVGGALLVLAIGKFVASRQTQSAEAH